A region from the Vicia villosa cultivar HV-30 ecotype Madison, WI linkage group LG3, Vvil1.0, whole genome shotgun sequence genome encodes:
- the LOC131593437 gene encoding probable cellulose synthase A catalytic subunit 3 [UDP-forming] — translation METNLGLVAGSHNNNEFIIIRQDGDFGRRELQEYNGERCQLCGEDIDVNEDGDTFVACNECAFPVCRSCYEYERREGHQVCPQCKTRFKRLKGCARVEGDEEEDDIDDLENEFDFDGQNEEQDIQIPMSPQGEELSEENNAIVPLSSPILRKETTLLQARPMDPSKDLAAYGYGSIAWKERMEKWKQRQSKIGNMRKENNDHEESDKVVDDDDNEFPLMDESRQPLSRKLSIPSSQINPYRMIIILRLIVLGFFFHYRIMHPVENAYALWLVSVICEIWFTLSWILDQFSKWFPVIRVTYLDRLSLRYEKEGEPSHLSPIDIFVTTIDPLKESPLVTANTVLSILAIDYPAQKVSCYVSDDDASMLTFEALSETCEFARKWVPFCKKFKIEPRAPEWYFAEKINYLKDKVHSSFVKERRAMKREYEEFRVRINCLVAKAKKIPEDGWTMQDGTPWPGNNIHDHPGMIQVFLGENGGCDMDGNELPRLVYVSREKKPNFNHQRKAGALNALARVSAVLSNAPFVLNLDYNHYINNSKAIREAMCFMMEPLLGKSVCFIQFSQRFDAMDTSDQFSNQTNTFVDINMKGLDGIQGPTYVGTGCVFRRQALYGFDAPRKKKSPNKTCNCWLKCCCFGLCCMEKRKKKKMKKKKPKYEMMESSHRKANSESSIVESTIGNEDVFSPILNQKFVKKFGQSPIFISSTQFVDGEKLNHGKLASQVTEAIHVISCGYEEKTEWGKEVGWIYGSVTEDILTGFKMHCHGWRSIYCIPERPAFKVSSPTNLSNGLQQVFQWALGSIDIFMSKHCPIWYGYKGGLKFLERISYINAIVYPWTSIPLVAYCTLPAVCLLTGKFIIPELNNTAGMWFIALFFCIFTTSVLEMRWSGVTIHEWWRNEQFWVIGGVSANLYAVFIGLFKLLTGVNSNFISSSKSTTREDEDKQHYGTMMFGLKWTTLLIIPTTLLILNIIAMVAGLSHAINNGFVAWGPLFGKLLFSFWVIVHLYPFLKGMVGRNNRTPTIVLVWSILLASFFSVLWVKIDPFLPKSNGPILEECGLDCN, via the exons ATGGAAACAAATTTGGGGTTAGTTGCTGGCTCTCACAACAATAATGAATTCATTATCATACGTCAAGATGGAGATTTTGGT AGGAGAGAGTTGCAAGAGTACAATGGTGAAAGATGCCAACTATGTGGAGAAGATATTGATGTAAATGAAGATGGTGACACTTTTGTGGCTTGCAATGAGTGTGCTTTTCCTGTTTGTAGAAGTTGTTATGAATATGAACGTAGGGAGGGACACCAAGTTTGTCCTCAATGCAAAACCAGATTCAAGCGTCTCAAAG GGTGTGCTAGAGTTGaaggggatgaagaagaagatgacatTGATGATTTGGAGAATGAGTTTGATTTTGATGGACAAAATGAAGAACAAGATATTCAAATCCCCATGTCTCCTCAA GGTGAGGAACTATCTGAAGAGAATAATGCTATAGTTCCTTTAAGTTCACCAATATTAAGAAAAGAGACAACTTTATTGCAAGCAAGACCTATGGATCCTTCCAAGGACCTAGCTGCTTATGGTTATGGAAGTATTGCTTGGAAGGAGAGGATGGAGAAATGGAAGCAAAGACAAAGCAAAATTGGTAACatgagaaaagaaaataatgatcATGAAGAATCAGATAAGGTTGTGGATGATGATGACAATGAATTTCCTTT AATGGATGAATCAAGGCAACCATTATCAAGGAAATTGTCAATTCCATCAAGCCAAATAAATCCATATCGTATGATCATAATATTAAGATTAATTGTTCTTGGATTCTTCTTTCACTATAGAATCATGCATCCAGTAGAAAATGCTTATGCTTTGTGGCTTGTGTCAGTAATATGTGAAATTTGGTTCACTCTTTCATGGATTCTTGATCAATTCTCAAAGTGGTTTCCTGTCATCAGAGTAACCTATCTAGATAGACTTTCATTAAG GTATGAAAAGGAAGGTGAACCATCACATCTTAGTCCGATTGATATATTTGTGACAACAATTGATCCATTAAAAGAGTCACCTCTAGTGACAGCAAACACAGTTCTATCAATTCTAGCAATAGATTACCCTGCTCAAAAGGTGTCATGTTATGTCTCTGATGATGATGCATCAATGTTAACATTTGAAGCATTATCTGAAACTTGTGAATTTGCAAGGAAATGGGTTCCTTTTTGTAAGAAATTCAAGATTGAACCTAGGGCTCCAGAATGGTATTTTGCTGAGAAAATCAATTATCTTAAGGATAAGGTTCATTCATCATTTGTGAAAGAAAGAAGAGCAATGAAG AGAGAATATGAAGAATTTAGAGTTAGAATAAATTGTCTAGTTGCAAAAGCTAAGAAGATTCCAGAAGATGGATGGACAATGCAAGATGGAACACCATGGCCAGGAAATAATATTCATGATCATCCAGGAATGATACAA GTTTTTCTAGGTGAAAATGGTGGATGCGACATGGATGGAAACGAATTACCACGTTTGGTATATGTTTCTAGAGAAAAGAAACCTAACTTCAATCATCAAAGAAAAGCGGGCGCACTAAATGCGTTG GCAAGAGTATCTGCTGTGCTTTCCAATGCACCATTTGTGTTGAACTTAGACTATAATCACTACATCAACAATAGCAAAGCAATAAGAGAAGCAATGTGTTTCATGATGGAACCATTATTAGGAAAAAGTGTATGTTTTATTCAATTCTCCCAAAGGTTTGATGCTATGGACACTAGTGACCAATTTTCCAACCAAACAAACACATTTGTTGAT ATAAACATGAAGGGTTTGGATGGAATTCAAGGACCTACATATGTTGGGACAGGATGTGTGTTTAGAAGACAAGCACTTTATGGTTTTGATGCTCCAAGGAAGAAGAAGTCACCAAACAAGACATGTAATTGTTGGTTAAAGTGTTGTTGTTTTGGATTGTGTTGcatggaaaagagaaagaagaagaagatgaagaagaagaaacctAAGTATGAAATGATGGAAAGTAGTCATAGAAAAGCAAATTCTGAATCATCGATTGTTGAAAGTACTATAG GAAATGAAGATGTCTTTTCTCCAATCTTAAATCAAAAGTTTGTCAAGAAATTTGGACAATCTCCTATTTTCATTTCATCTACTCAATTTGTTGATGGTGAGAAACTAAATCATGGCAAGCTTGCTTCTCAAGTTACCGAAGCCATACATGTCATTAGTTGTGGCTATGAAGAGAAAACAGAATGGGGCAAAGAG GTCGGATGGATCTACGGTTCGGTTACGGAAGACATCTTAACCGGTTTCAAAATGCATTGTCATGGATGGAGATCAATATATTGTATACCTGAAAGGCCAGCATTCAAAGTATCTTCACCAACAAACCTTTCTAATGGTTTACAACAAGTTTTTCAATGGGCCCTTGGATCCATTGACATATTCATGAGCAAACATTGCCCTATTTGGTATGGATATAAAGGAGGATTGAAGTTCTTAGAGAGAATTTCTTACATCAATGCAATTGTATATCCATGGACATCAATACCTTTGGTTGCTTATTGTACTCTTCCTGCTGTTTGCTTGCTTACCGGAAAATTCATCATTCCTGAG CTTAATAATACAGCTGGCATGTGGTTTATTGCACTATTCTTTTGCATTTTCACAACAAGTGTATTAGAAATGAGGTGGAGTGGAGTTACAATACATGAATGGTGGAGAAATGAACAATTTTGGGTAATAGGGGGTGTATCAGCAAATCTATATGCAGTATTTATAGGCCTATTCAAGCTCCTAACAGGTGTAAATAGCAATTTCatttcatcatcaaaatcaacaACAAGAGAAGATGAAGACAAACAACATTATGGTACAATGATGTTTGGTTTGAAGTGGACAACATTGTTAATCATACCAACAACATTACTTATACTAAACATAATTGCTATGGTTGCTGGATTGTCACATGCAATTAACAATGGTTTTGTGGCATGGGGTCCTTTGTTTGGGAAATTGTTGTTCTCATTTTGGGTTATTGTTCATTTGTATCCATTTCTTAAGGGGATGGTTGGAAGGAATAATAGGACTCCTACTATTGTTCTTGTTTGGTCAATCTTGCTTGCAAGTTTTTTTAGTGTTTTGTGGGTCAAAATTGatccttttttgcctaagtcaaatGGTCCTATTTTAGAAGAATGTGGATTGGATTGTAATTAG
- the LOC131659868 gene encoding uncharacterized protein LOC131659868, with protein MTYSPQPRFQGPPRKFDPLPTSKSEILKHLLNEQLVELRPMPPPIPGKTMPNFKANERCEFHANSPGHTLDKCWAFRHKVQDLIESGAIAFDKPNVKTNPMPRHDGTVNAIEVVTEQEFVQQRSSPIDALKRYLLAKGFVLEHNEAFKTTLQRLVNQGVVQFKEYPEEEYVAMLDRNEPLMIPRQGVRKTLIIPCAKATLLIPAQVHTRIIPVRDPYPVDKMKAVPWEYESNASTDVTNIVGPGGMTRSGRIFNTAKSKENSAQANDQATVVPTERSTPIDKEITNKDAEEFLTLIKKSDYKVVDQLHQTPSRISLLSLLIHSEKHRDTLMKILSAAHVTKDITVNQFDGMVANLTAGACLSFSDHELPSQGKEHNKALHISIQCGKAHLSRVLIDTGSSLNVMPKATLDKIDLEGLVIRPSRLVVKAFDGSQSPVFGEVDLPVVIGPHTFCINFQVMEIEPAYTCLLGRPWIHAAGAVTSTLHQKVKFVDGNSIVTVSGEEDIFVSNLDSYRYIEAGKKALETSFQALEIATAVTLPIEKTRRAVTSWRDLQDTKIEGWGKIPEVQKKKDRLGLGYQPTKKAAKEEQRFPPIAQTFVTGGYEHVRILVRSSQLLGAEANIVQG; from the coding sequence ATGACATACTCACCTCAACCAAGATTCCAAGGCCCTCCGAGGAAGTTCGACCCTTTGCCCACTTCTAAAAGCGAGATACTGAAGCATCTATTAAACGAGCAGTTAGTGGAACTCAGGCCTATGCCACCTCCGATTCCCGGAAAGACTATGCCCAATTTCAAAGCTAATGAGAGGTGTGAATTCCACGCCAATTCTCCGGGGCATACATTGGATAAATGTTGGGCCTTTAGGCACAAGGTTCAGGACCTGATAGAGTCAGGAGCAATTgcttttgacaaacctaatgtgaagACAAACCCTATGCCCCGTCATGATGgcacagtcaatgcaatagaggtAGTCACCGAGCAAGAGTTTGTTCAACAGCggagctcccccatagatgcccttaagaggtatctacttgcAAAGGGGTTCGTCCTCGAACATAACGAAGCCTTTAAGACAACCTTGCAAAGACTCGTGAATCAAGGGGTAGTTCAGTTTAAAGAATATCCTGAGGAAGAGTATGTGGCCATGCTGGACAGGAATGAACCGTTAATGATACCAAGACAAGGGGTAAGGAAGACGTTGATCATCCCTTGCGCCAAAGCCACACTGCTGATACCCGCACAAGTACACACTAGGATTATCCCAGTCAGGGATCCATATCctgtggacaagatgaaagcagtTCCATGGGAATATGAGTCTAATGCTAGTACCGATGTGACAAACATCGTCGGGCCTGGGGGTATGACTCGTAGCGGTCGCATATTCAATACTGCTAAATCAAAAGAGAATTCAGCACAAGCAAATGATCAAGCTACTGTGGTCCCTACTGAAAGAAGCACACCCATAGACAAGGAGATCACTAACAAAGATGCCGAAGAATTCTTgacattaatcaagaaaagtgattataagGTAGTGGATCAGTTGCACCAAACTCCATCCAGGATATCACTCCTCTCGCTGTTAATCCATTCAGAAAAACATCGAGACACCCTGATGAAGATCTTGAGTGCTGCCCATGTAACCAAAGACATCACTGTAAATCAAtttgatggaatggtggctaatcttaCTGCTGGGGCATGCTTAAGCTTCAGTGACCACGAGTTGCCCTCACAAGGGAAAGAGCATAACAAAGCCctgcatatctccatacaatgtgggAAAGCTCATCTGTCTAGAGTGCTGATCGACACAGGATCgtcattaaatgtgatgccaaaggccACCTTAGACAAGATAGATTTGGAAGGACTGGTAATAAGACCAAGCCGTCTAGTGGTCAAAGCCTTTGATGGGTCGCAAAGCCCGGTGTTTGGAGAGGTGGACCTCCCTGTGGTAATAGGCCCTCAcactttctgcatcaatttccaagtgatggagattgagcCTGCCTATACGTGTTTATTGGGAcgcccttggatccatgctgctggggcagttacctctaCTCTGCATCAAAAGGTGAAATTTGTGGATGGAAACTCTATAGTAACCGTCAGTGGGGAGGAGgacatatttgtcagcaatctagaCTCATACCGATACATTGAGGCTGGGAAAAAGGCATTAGAGACTTCGTTCCAAGCACTAGAGATTGCCACTGCTGTCACACTACCAATTGAGAAAACACGAAGGGCGGTGACATCCTGGAGAGACCTGCAAGACACAAAGATAGAAGGCTGGGGAAAAATTCCAGAAGTACAAAAGAAGAAAGATCgtctggggttaggataccaaccaaCAAAGAAGGCTGCAAAGGAAGAGCAACGATTCCCTCCGATCGCACAAACTTTTGTGACAGGTGGATATGAGCAT